Sequence from the Methanobacteriaceae archaeon genome:
ATACAAGTATGTCTACAAAAAAGTGAAAAAAACTTACTACACCTATACTTACAAGTGGACCTACCAGATCAGATACAAAACAGTCACTAAATTAACTACAACTAAACCAGTAGCAACAGCAGCAGCAACGACAACATTTAGCAAAAATCCATATTTGATTTCAAGTAAAAATTGTCAAGTCACTGCTTCAACTATAAAATCAGTGGCCAAAACAATAACTAGCGGTGCTACTTCCTACAGTTCCAAAGCAACCAAAATATTCAACTGGGTTAGGGATCACCTGGCTTACAGTTTTTACTACAACAGCAAATACGGAGCAGTTAAAACTCTCCAGTACAGAAAAGGAAACTGTGTAGATCATGCTCACCTCATTAATGCTTTAATGAGGGCCGTAGGCATACAATCTAGATATGTACATGCAAGTGCTAGATTTAGCAGTGGAAGCACTTATGGTCATGTCTTCTCAGAAGTCTATGTCAATGGAAAATGGTTAAAAGCAGATGCTACCAGTTCCAGAAACAGTCTGGGCGTAGTTAGAAGTTGGAGTCTGGTTAAATTTAAAGCCAGATATGCTTCACTGCCATTTTAGATGTTAGGGAAATATCCCTAACATTTCTTTTATTTTTTTAAGTACAAATTCTATTTTTATATCTAATATTACACTGGTTTAGCACGTTTTAAACAAATTTTATTTTATATTAAAAATTATCATCATTTTCAGCTTGTTTTTTTATTTTAGTTTATATTTTCTCAATAATAGTCATTCTAATTTATAAAATCATTAAAAACACTATTTTAATTAATTATCTATAAAAAAATCCCATAAACTATATAAAGCATGTTAATTGAATATAAATTAACAATAAGAATATATTTTAAATTTATAAATCATTATTTTTGTACTTTTGATTTTTTATTTAAAGTGGTTTCTTAATTTTTATAAGAATTAAGGATTTATTATCTGTGTAATAGTAAATCTAATATTTTTATGGAAATTCCCGGGGCAAATATATAATATTAGCAATTAGAAAAGAAATTAGGCTATTTTTATCAAATATAAGATTTAGAAATGTCAATTTAATAACTAATGCATCTAAGAAACCATTTAAAATAAAAATAATAAAGACAAATAAATAATAATTAATTGAGATTTGAACAAATAGATATAATTGAAAATTTACCAGATATAAACATTGATCATCAATAAATTCAGGATAACACTATAAAATAAGTCCCAACAGTGAAATGGGCCAATTTAATAAAGAATTAAATAAATTCACTCTTTAAAAAAAATTGAATTATTTGTTGCTGAATTCAGCACCAGATTTGTTGAATAATTTAAAAATAGGAATCAATTAGGAGATTAATATATGAGCATTGAAATAATAGCAATGGGAGGATACGAGGAAGTGGGTAAAAACATGACCGCCGTTAAGGTAGGCGAAGATGTTATAATATTCGACATGGGAATCCACCTCGATCGACTCCATATTCACGAAGATACCAATATAGAAAAAATGCATAGTTTAGACCTTATAGAAAGGGGCGTCATACCTGATGACACCCTTATGAAAGATGTTAATGGAAAGGTCAAGGCCATAGTTTTCACCCACGGACACCTGGATCACATAGGTGCAGTGGCCAAGCTGGCACAGAGATATGAGGCCCCTATTATTGCAACCCCATATACCATGGCATTAATAGAGCGTATCATTAAAGGAGAAAGGAAATTTAAGTTCAATAATCCTCTCCAAGTATTAAACTCCGGTGAAAAATGTCAAATATCACCAGATGTAACCTTAGAATTTGTGCACACCACACACAGTATACCTCAGGCAGTTACACCAGTTTTACACACATCAGAGGGAATAGTAGTTTACTCTAATGATTTCAAGTTTGATAATCACCAGAAACTTTCCCCGCCACCAGATTATCAGAGATTCCGGGAATTGGGTGAAAAAGGAGTTCTAGCATTTATTGTGGATTCCACCCGTGCTGCAGAATATGATCAGGTAATAACCCATTCAGAAAGGGTAGCTAGAGTAGTTCTTGAAGATATAATGGAACAACCATTAAAAGAAGAAGAGGGAATAATAGTCACTACCTTTGCATCTCACATAGAAAGAATACAGGCTATAAGCGAAATAGTAGCCAAAAGCGACCGTAAAATGTTGCTACTCGGCCGTTCTATGGAAAGATACTGTAGTCTTGCCGAAACCATGGGGATATTAAAACTTCCTAAAAATAGTAGCATATATGGAAGTCCTAAATCAATTAATAGGGCCCTGACTTTAGCAGATGAGAACAGAGAAGATTATGTGCTTTTAGCCACTGGCCATCAGGGAGAGCCAGATGCACTACTTCCTAGAATAGCTAATGAAAAAACAAGTTTCAATGTACAACATGGAGATAATATAATATTCTCTGCTCCAGTTATACCTAATCCCTTAAATAAGGCCAATCGTAACCTTTTAGAGCGACGTTTAAAATCAAAGGGTGCTCGTATATTCACCAATGCTCACGTTTCAGGCCACGCTGGTCGTGAAGATCACCGTAATTTCATTAGAATGCTTAACCCAGCACATATAATTCCATCTCACGGAGATCTGGAAATGTTAACTGCTTACGCCGAATTGGCTGAGGAAGAAGGTTACCGAATGGGAAATAATCTTCATATATTGCGTAATGGTCAAGCACAAGTGTTTAATGACGAAATTGAAGAAGTAAAGAATTAGATTTATTAAATTAGTAAATAGTAATTACTAATATTAATGAGCAAATAAATTAATTTGAATAGGTGAGGATTTAAATCCAGGCCTATTATATTTTATTTTTAAATTATTTTTAATTATATTAAATATATCTTGAAATAAAGAAAAATTAGCTAATATTTTACGAAAATTTGCTTGTTTTGTCGTTTTTCCTACTTCATACAATTTATCACCATAAAGTTAATAGGAATATTTAAATACTTAAACTTTTACATTAACAATTAGTATGTAGATGAATGGGAAAATTATTTTGTATCCATTACCTCACAAACCTGTTCATCTAACATAACTACTTAAATAGAGTATTATTAGTTTTTTTTAATCTGTAAAATGGATAATATGAAAATAAAATTAGTAGTTTTTATGAAAAGACTTAAAAAAATAGACTATAAATTGGTTTATAAAAGTTTTTTATAAGAATTAGAAAAATTCCACCACAATAATTTATTTCTTTATTAATATTTCTTGGATAAAATGTGTTAATTAAATATTTATTTTAAAAATTAAATGAAAACACACATTCTGAAGATCCGTTGGCCATAGTGGATTTGTTAATAATTTCTCCTTCCAGATTAGTCCACTCAAAACTTCTTGTTAGAATAGATTTACAATTAAACAAAAGATAGGATTTTTTGGGATTCCTCTATCCAGGGACAATTTTCAAATTTCATACATAATTGGTGAGAATTAGATTTAAAGGTATTTTTAATTCCAATATTATTAAGCTGGTTCATTAACCAGATTAAATAAGATTCAAAAATTTCCCCACCGGAAGAAGATTCATTAATTCCATTTTTATCATTATTTTTCATAAAATCGGGCTTCCAATCTGCTTCTAATCTTTTAGCAAATACAACAAAAAGGAGTTTTCGCACATCTGATTCGTTATTTGTATTGGAACTATCTTTAATTTTATCAATGCAAGAGTTAAAATCTTCCAATACTGATTTTTTAATTTTTTCAGCTTTTTTTTTAGATAAACTATGTTTATAAAGAGCCATCTGAATATTGGCATTTAATTCATTGGACATATAAGGTTTGACTAGGTAACCATGGGGTTCAGTTACTTTGGCCCTTTGAATTAATTCTTCATCAGCATAGGCGGTGAGATAAATTACAGGAACACTCATCTGCTTACGGATAATTTTTGTAGCTTCAATACCACCCATATTTCCTTTTAAAACAATATCCATTAAAATAATATCTGGAATATGTTCTTGAGCAGCTTTAATAGCTTTTTCACCCGTATTAACCATATCTAATACAGTATGGCCCATATCTTCCAGTTTATGTTTTAATCCTAGAGCCAAAATGCTTTCATCTTCTACCACCAGAATTTTTGCGCTTTCCATTTAATTCCCCCGTGAATTTAGTGAATATGATCATTATAGTAATCTATTTTCATTTTTCTGTAAAAATCATTTTTAAAAAAATTTATTTCATAAATAAATAAATATTGAATGAATTATTTTAGAAAATCTATGATTAAAATCTATGATTCAATTCAAATTTTTAAGTTATTCATAAAGCAAGCTAATCTATGAATAGCTCTTTTCCATCATCATTTCCAGAATAAGTCTATCTGCTTCTTTCATTCCAGTATTAGCTAAAGTACAAAAATTTTCTATTGTTTTTTCAAGGTTTTTTTCAATAATGCCTTCTTTTTCACTTATAGAAACTCCAGATACTGCTAAGAGTGCAGACTGAAATGCAGCATAAGTACAAGTAGATACTTTTAAAGCACATCCCGATTTGGCCCCATCACAGATCATTCCCGTTACATTAGCCATCATTATCTGGAGTGCAGATTCAATTTCTCTTTTTTTACCACCTAGAATAAAAGTGATCCCACAACAAGCCCCCATAGAAGAAATAATAGCACCACACATGGCAGATAATCGTCCCAAA
This genomic interval carries:
- a CDS encoding transglutaminase-like domain-containing protein — protein: MNQTSLENANKTSDGTLQNITNNTVPATNQTVSTSASTINSSTNDSTVKTSTSSGVANNTTYYNVTVKVPYKYWYKAKVKVAHTKYVNQKVKVKYKRYYKVKYKYHGKWYTKNKYTWKYKYVYKKVKKTYYTYTYKWTYQIRYKTVTKLTTTKPVATAAATTTFSKNPYLISSKNCQVTASTIKSVAKTITSGATSYSSKATKIFNWVRDHLAYSFYYNSKYGAVKTLQYRKGNCVDHAHLINALMRAVGIQSRYVHASARFSSGSTYGHVFSEVYVNGKWLKADATSSRNSLGVVRSWSLVKFKARYASLPF
- a CDS encoding RNase J family beta-CASP ribonuclease, which gives rise to MSIEIIAMGGYEEVGKNMTAVKVGEDVIIFDMGIHLDRLHIHEDTNIEKMHSLDLIERGVIPDDTLMKDVNGKVKAIVFTHGHLDHIGAVAKLAQRYEAPIIATPYTMALIERIIKGERKFKFNNPLQVLNSGEKCQISPDVTLEFVHTTHSIPQAVTPVLHTSEGIVVYSNDFKFDNHQKLSPPPDYQRFRELGEKGVLAFIVDSTRAAEYDQVITHSERVARVVLEDIMEQPLKEEEGIIVTTFASHIERIQAISEIVAKSDRKMLLLGRSMERYCSLAETMGILKLPKNSSIYGSPKSINRALTLADENREDYVLLATGHQGEPDALLPRIANEKTSFNVQHGDNIIFSAPVIPNPLNKANRNLLERRLKSKGARIFTNAHVSGHAGREDHRNFIRMLNPAHIIPSHGDLEMLTAYAELAEEEGYRMGNNLHILRNGQAQVFNDEIEEVKN
- a CDS encoding response regulator; protein product: MESAKILVVEDESILALGLKHKLEDMGHTVLDMVNTGEKAIKAAQEHIPDIILMDIVLKGNMGGIEATKIIRKQMSVPVIYLTAYADEELIQRAKVTEPHGYLVKPYMSNELNANIQMALYKHSLSKKKAEKIKKSVLEDFNSCIDKIKDSSNTNNESDVRKLLFVVFAKRLEADWKPDFMKNNDKNGINESSSGGEIFESYLIWLMNQLNNIGIKNTFKSNSHQLCMKFENCPWIEESQKILSFV